In one Brassica oleracea var. oleracea cultivar TO1000 chromosome C9, BOL, whole genome shotgun sequence genomic region, the following are encoded:
- the LOC106313226 gene encoding uncharacterized protein LOC106313226: MNLIHINPLMLHPPQIVKMGDKAELSATIKWPKIKAKPNLSISYLKNLDLFTVENCLTSDESKGFVKIAESLGFTHQGSRGPAYGEAFRDNHRISVNDPVLADTLWRSGLSNLFTDIKIRRKVAVGLNPNIRFYRYSAGQHFGRHIDESVDLEDGKRTYYTLLIYLSGSNNAKSKSKSSSSSKTNDSSSAEPLVGGETVFYGSRNSIVAEVAPMEGMALFHIHGDKCMLHEGRNVSKGVKYVFRSDVVFA, from the exons ATGAATTTGATACATATAAATCCTCTGATGTTACATCCTCCCCAAATCGTGAAGATGGGAGACAAAGCAGAATTGTCTGCAACAATAAAGTGGCCGAAGATCAAAGCCAAACCCAACCTCAGTATCTCGTATCTCAAGAATCTTGATCTCTTCACG GTGGAGAATTGTCTCACTAGTGATGAATCAAAGGGCTTTGTTAAAATCGCAGAGTCTCTAGGTTTCACTCACCAAGGAAGCCGTGGCCCTGCTTATGGTGAAGCGTTTAGAGATAACCATCGGATATCTGTGAACGATCCTGTCCTTGCCGATACGTTATGGCGATCCGGACTTTCTAATTTGTTTACTGATATCAAGATTAGGAGAAAAGTCGCTGTTGGCTTGAATCCAAACATTCGTTTTTACAG GTATAGTGCTGGTCAGCATTTTGGTCGTCACATTGATGAAAGTGTTGATCTTGAAGATGGGAAGCGGACCTATTACACATTGTTGATATATCTAAGCGGCAGCAACAACGCAAAATCAAAATCCAAGAGCAGTTCTTCAAGCAAGACAAATGATTCTTCTTCGGCCGAGCCTTTAGTTGGTGGAGAAACTGTCTTTTATGGTTCAAGGAACAGTATCGTAGCTGAG GTAGCTCCAATGGAAGGTATGGCTCTCTTTCATATCCATGGAGACAAGTGTATGTTGCACGAAGGAAGAAATGTCTCCAAGGGAGTCAAGTATGTGTTCCGTTCTGATGTTGTTTTTGCATAA
- the LOC106313225 gene encoding peroxidase 66, translating to MAFSKRLVLAMIFTVFVIAKPSEAALNAHYYDRSCPAAEKIILETVQKAILHDPKVPARLLRMFFHDCFIRGCDASILLDSAKSNQAEKDGPPNISVRSFYVIDNAKTKLEKVCPRTVSCADVIAIAARDVVTLSGGPYWSVLKGRKDGRMSRANETINLPGPTFNVSQLIQSFAARGLSVKDMVTLSGGHTIGFSHCSSFEARLHNFSKFHDIDPSMNFAFAQSLKKKCPISNNRGKNAGTFLDSTTSVFDNDYYKQILSRKGVFGSDQALLGEYRTRWIVETYARDQKAFFREFATSMVKLGNFGVKETGEVRLNPRFVN from the exons ATGGCATTCTCTAAGAGACTCGTTTTGGCGATGATTTTTACAGTTTTTGTGATAGCTAAGCCCTCAGAAGCTGCTCTTAATGCTCATTACTATGACCGATCGTGCCCTGCTGCCGAGAAAATCATACTTGAAACTGTTCAGAAGGCTATCTTGCATGATCCCAAAGTGCCTGCTCGTCTCCTCAGAATGTTCTTCCACGACTGCTTCATCAGG GGGTGTGATGCGTCTATTCTACTAGATTCGGCCAAGTCAAACCAAGCTGAGAAGGACGGCCCACCAAACATTTCGGTACGATCATTTTACGTGATTGATAATGCTAAGACAAAGCTTGAAAAGGTTTGTCCACGTACCGTGTCTTGCGCCGACGTGATCGCCATCGCAGCTAGAGATGTCGTCACCTTG TCCGGTGGTCCTTACTGGAGCGTACTAAAAGGGCGAAAAGATGGGAGAATGTCGCGAGCCAACGAGACAATCAATCTCCCAGGACCAACATTCAACGTGTCTCAACTGATCCAGAGCTTTGCAGCAAGAGGCTTGTCAGTGAAAGACATGGTTACACTCTCTGGCGGCCACACAATAGGATTCTCTCATTGTTCTTCTTTCGAGGCACGTCTTCATAACTTCAGCAAGTTCCATGACATTGATCCTTCAATGAACTTTGCATTTGCGCAAAGCCTGAAGAAGAAATGTCCGATATCTAACAACCGAGGCAAGAACGCAGGGACTTTCTTGGACTCTACGACCTCGGTTTTTGATAACGATTACTACAAGCAGATACTGTCAAGAAAAGGTGTGTTTGGGTCTGATCAGGCGCTTCTAGGAGAGTACCGGACTAGGTGGATCGTTGAGACGTATGCTCGAGACCAGAAGGCCTTCTTCAGAGAGTTTGCAACTTCCATGGTGAAACTTGGGAACTTTGGTGTCAAGGAGACAGGAGAAGTGAGACTCAACCCTCGATTCGTCAATTAA